In the genome of Coturnix japonica isolate 7356 chromosome Z, Coturnix japonica 2.1, whole genome shotgun sequence, one region contains:
- the ATP5ME gene encoding ATP synthase subunit e, mitochondrial, producing the protein MIPPVQVSPLIKFTRYSALLMGMIYGKKRYDYLKPIAEEERRIEAAEKKKREELERIAKELAEASEDSILK; encoded by the exons ATGATCCCTCCGGTGCAGGTCTCGCCCCTCATCAAG TTCACCCGGTACTCGGCGCTGCTGATGGGGATGATCTACGGCAAGAAGCGATACG ACTACCTAAAGCCTATTgctgaggaggagaggaggatAGAGGCGGCGGAGAAGAAGAAGCGCGAGGAGCTCGAACGGATTGCAAAGGAACTGGCAGAAG CATCTGAAGATTCCATTTTGAAATGA